The Dermacentor variabilis isolate Ectoservices chromosome 4, ASM5094787v1, whole genome shotgun sequence genome contains the following window.
CTATTTACCAACGCgttgtggcagaggtacggcacttaactaCTCCGAaaggagaggttcactcgttggcacacagtgataagtaaatttggattcgccgctgcagctgcccttggccaagttccgcggaccgttcgtgAATCCCACGAGATCaaatggacgtggcattctcgctgcttgttccaaatgcaagtttcgcgagccagcagaaccagcgcagcacgacgcgataaagaaacaactgaaactccaaagcgcgcgcggcgcagagtcgagcgaaaacgaagccTTTCGACCATCcttactactgaagggtaacgtcaaaatgttatttttcttagaatcgaacagaggtagacaagtagcattttcttccgtcatataacctaatgaaacgatctttttaatacgagtagttgagtgctagggacataaattatgatgaggagtgccttcgtcatcgggctagtagcGGAATGTCGCTgcggggtctcaaatcgtgtcatgcatttacctcaatttctcggttactaaagctctgttcgcgattatattgacgccttagacgttctagagcattgctttatcatttTAACTTGACTtgatagtaacctttagtgtccctttaagatgagCTTCCATGCACGTTCGTCTCTAGCACGCGCATTCCCTTCTTTTTCGTGGTTTCTGGTGGCTTCTTCCAGGTTGCCATACTAGTTTCTCACTAAAGCAGTATACGATGCATGCGGggattttttacagcgaagctgttaatggcTACTTTCGCCACTagcgtgtccgcgtgtagaaaaatataccgaagatagagcaatgccgggcccacccgcagcggaagtgaagcaagcccatacgtgagccgatctcaaagatagtgcaatgccggactgACCCGCGGCGAAGATGTAGTTCACCATTAAAGGGACCagatgcacagcttcgctggtcatccttcttcacagagtggaagggcactgaggtcTTTTTTTAGAgcgtccctgaaacggttcggacaaattttgtaaacgCGTAGGGTGCAGCCACAGTAAAaaattcgcaccacaatttgtgtgaagcgtctcacattaggagagctacggacgattacaagttaccctcctccatagcgatgatttttctcctcaacttgttcaccgAGCTATCGGGGAAAaactccgccttcactggctctgcgtcatgatgggcCGTCCTGTCGTCTGCTTCCAGATGTCAtggagccagcgcgcgaagcctcttcaACCTGTCCGCCACCCGGCAGTTAACCCCAAGCGAGATCTATCGAAGCAACGTGCGTTGCGAGCGTTCTGTAGCCGCGCCGAGCGTGTCAAGTATTCCAGTAACCACAAGCGAGCTGGACGTTTTtacggatgggtggaggcgtaAACTAGAGCCCATCCATACTACTACCGATGTGATGAAACAGCTTTAGCGTAGATTTATGTGAGCGGCCTGATCTGTCTGCATGGTGCAGGCAcgtggtggcgcagagcttaaccaaccAAAGAAAGAGCTGATATTGCTGCAACctagtgtaaaacattttaaacatttagaagacgtgttcacgattacgctcctgccaaaaatttacaccagtagcAAAGTAGTATACagttggttactgctatattagttctCTATTTTGTTGAGCTCTGtgcaggtggctgcaccatgcaggtcgTTCACGTTTGCGTCTCCGCTCATCCCGTAAAACGCCCAGGCGCAGTCCGCTTGCGCTTGCATTTATTTACCCGAATACCGAACACGCGAAACACTATTGTGGTATATAGTAATCCTTCGGCGTAAAGTAACGGCCGCGAACGAGTAGATGCTGGTATCGATAGGATACCGACAACCAGctctgcagccactccgctcgtatGTTTGCCTTGCAGAGGAACTCGATGTCGCTGCTTGACTTGTCGCcgatcgctacgtttgcagtacATAACGCAAAGGCGaaccatggtgctcgcgaaagcAAAAGATTGAGACCAATACAGACCAAGCAGCTCGCGTCGACGCGCAGCACGTTGCAACACAAGCAGGCAACACTTGCTGTCTGCCGGtagtgcttgagtgtagtgataaattttCCTTGTGCATTCTTTTCCTCGTTAATTTTTTTAtggaaacaaattaactaacattccaactatcacgaacaacgtttattcgccataaagttgaaaaaattatcgatgacgcgccctggacAGCCAATCGGACAGCTCTCCCTACTGGCACCACATGGTCACCTCGCGTCACTTGGTCAGGCGCGGCTGAATACGCAGGGGAGTGGCCTGCTGCGATCGGTAGTGACgggcatttttaaaaccttataataaatcacAGACACTACACGTAACGCTTAAATGTGTCCCTTAATGACCAGAAGGGCCAGCTCTAACGACCCAATACCTTTGCACaatatcgtcaaaatcgtttcagggtccctttaatatacGATGAATGAGTTACAGTTGTTCGCACTTCTGTGATAGGCTAAATGTATAGtttcccaaaaaagaaaaaaaaaaaggaaataggtAGTTGAGTGGGCTATGTCAGCGGCTCGTGACGGTTAGAAAATTTGGAATTAGATGGTACATTCTGGTACCTATGTTCGCTTCCTATGTACGAGTTAGGAATAAAGATTGCTTATGTATTTTGACATCTTTGCCTTTTTTCGAGCCGTCTCCCAGTACAAAATACGGGAATAAAAATCAAGACGTTAAACTCTGCATTTTGTGCACATTTGGTTATCCAAGGAATCGGTCAGCTTTTTAAGTCAGCTCCACTTAAACATGCATGGTGCTACAGGGATAAAGGCGCCAGGGAGTGTTTTTCCTGCTGAAATTCACCATATATACCTGATATACCTATATACCATATATACCTATATATAATTTGGATTGGGTGCCATTTTGAACTACTGTAGTTTCATTCACACCTGTTAAAGTGGTTCGGTCTTAAGGGAACTGACATCGGTGTGCACGAGGAAAAGAAGCCTGAAGGATTCTTGCGCAGCACGTTGTTCAGGTCGAATCGCTGTTTCACTCGCAACGGTGCAAATGTACTGCTGCGCTAGCAATAAATAAATTTTCGGGTACATCTAGAAGCCTGGGACCATAAAAACACACGTCAACACAGATTTGTGTTCTTGTTGTATTTATTCAAATGACAACATGCTGGATATTGCAGTGGAGCACTCATTTACAAAAGACATGAAAATCCTCACGCGAAAACAGGATATGTCTCGCGCGCCATGAAGTGTATACGCGACAAGAGATGCTGGCTATATATAGTATACACGTTCAGGTAACCACGTGCGGTGAATCCGGCACCGCCAGATAGATGATTTCGGTATGTACAAAAGAACTTGCACTGCAACTGGACATCATCGCGTGCAGGTCGTCCGCACACTATTTCGAATACCGAAGCGCGCTCTTATTGGCGCCACCCGCGCAATGCGACCGGCCTGTCATTTCGTGTCGCGCGTTATACCTCGGGGTCTGTAGATCAGCTGTAGGTACGTTCCTTCTTAACGATAACGACATATATTTGTATACTGCGATCGATAGGAACAAATCCTTCTTGGCACACCGCTAGCCGCGCGCATGCTTAGTGCCGGTGAACGGCGCCGTAGTGGTCGTAGTTCCTTTTTTGCACGTAGGTGTTGTAATGGGAACCGCGGGGCGAACTGTTCGGCACACCCGAATGCCAGACCACCGGACGAGGCCTAaaggactgctgctgctgctgctgctgctgattttcctgctgctgttgatgttgctgctgctgccagctCCTCTGCTGGGGTTGTGCCCAACCGCGCGAAGGCCCGGCGGAGCGCCAACTCTTCTGCATCACGTCTATCATGATCTGTGGCTGTTGAGGTTGAGAGAGCTTGTTGCTTGGCCGCCAAGGTGAGGCCGTCGGTTCGTTCAGGTTCTGCTGAGCTGTGGCTGGCTCCCAGGTCTTACCTCTGTCTCCGCTGGCGGCGCTGTTCTCGTGAACGAGGAGCAGCAGTAGCTTGGCTTCGTTGGAGCCCCCATCGTTGTGCTGTTCTTTAGCGGGTGCGGTGGCTTGCACGCTGTCGCTAGAAGGCGCGGCAGGCTTCCACGATGACTGCCGCTGTTCCTTGGTCCACAACGTCCTTCGGTCCAGGTTCTTGTTCcagtgggaccactggcgctgGGGTGCGGGCGTACTATATTGCCTCTGTTTCCTGGGGTAGATGATGGGCTTCCACTCCTTGCTGTTGCCGCTACTTCGGTCTTCCTTGGACGAAGCCGGCCTAGGCAACTGCTCCTTCCAAGCGGACACGGATCGCACCTTGGCGTGGGAGGTGAGTGGCTTGTCGAGCGCTATCAGGATTATGGGCAACTTGTTGTCGACCTGGACATCGTAGGCTGCCTTGTCGGACTCGGGCTGTCGTTTCACTTCGGGTGGCGGCGGCGAATGTTGGGGAAACGCGGCCGGTTGCTCCTGGGGAATCCGAAGAAGTATCACCAACTTCTTCAGCTCTTCTGCTTCGGACATCTGGAACTGCTCGCGACCAACTGTGaatggaaaataaaagaaaggagacaaaTCGCAATTTTTGGGCTGATGGATGTTATACAGTCTTAAATGGTTGCCTTAGTTACGTatggatttatttacaaaatGGCATTCGCCTTCGTGATGACGGAGAGACACACAAAGGGAAATGACTAAAAGAAGCATAAGAAATCATAAAAAAGTGTGTCAGCCAGGAATCAATAACAATGTGTGTTACTATCGTGTGCCTGTTGAGCGGTGACAAGCGTGATTTTCTTGCCTTCTTCTTTGTTATTTGTTGTTGGTTCTTAATATGGTATTCTTCCAAGTCCTattgtgtttcttttgtttttgatttcCTCTATCTGAATCTAATCCAATCAGCCCAAATTGCAGACTTTTTGCGTGTTTTAACATCTCGCTTTAATACCTTTGCGACTATATGTTCGAATCAAGCACGAGGCTTGTTGGTGGGGTGGAGGTGACATGGACGCCTAGTTCCAAGAGGCGTTCTAGCCTCTTCAATTTTGTCCCGGCATTTGCCAGCCCGTCGCTGCTTGCGCAGCTCTGTCCCCTGGCCATGCCTCTTGCACGGCTCTCATTTCTCCCTGACCCTAATATATGATACATCATGCACACTGTTGTTTCATGACGCCATCTATTCGGCCTAAGCTGGTGGATTAAGTTCGTTTTCTCATAATTCGAACGCGTGTTCCTTGTTAGTCTAGCGTTCTAGCTGCACAGTTGATTCTCACTTCACGTGTCCTCGCGCTGACTAAATCAGTGCGAGCAACCAAATATATTGAGCCTTCATGTATCGTTcgtaaagttttttcctcctcctctgctGTTTCGAGTGTCAAGAGGAACTGTGAGTTTCGCCTGGTTTTATTCCCCTGTTTATCGCTGGGAGTGTATCAACTATATAGCGTCTTTCTGCGTTATTTCTGTCAGAGAGGAGCAGAGTACGGCATAATGTTTTCGACACTTTAATCACTTCTTTCTGAGTCGATAAATTAACTCATTCCGATGGTCGCTTTCAGTCACTCACCAGGAGGCCACTGCCACTGGTTCTTTGGACAGCAGGCCGCCAGCACGCGACTCTTTGGTCCTGAAGGGCAACAACTTATACCCAAGCATTAAGTTTACGCGAGTCGAACGCCCTGCTTTGCCCCCTTTGTAGATATACGTTGTGTGGTTCATTTAGTACTCTCTTTGGGCTTCCGCTTGTGAACGGAGCttcgacgtacaactatggagcgTATAGCTCGTTACTCTTGCTTTGAAAACTCTCAAATCGACACCAATTCGAAATATTAGGATCAACTGGGTGGGTACGTTCCATGCCTGGGACCCATATAGGTCACTCGTACCGTGAGCGGTTGTTTGGAAAACAGGAAAGTGGGTAGATGAAAACAAAATGGGTGCGAAGCCATACTGAAGCCCTCACACCGTGGCTCGCCATGAAGACGTGTATTTTGAATATATCTGCTCGGGAACAGCCAGTTCACTGTTCATTAATAGAGAGGGACCACATTGCCTTCTAATTAAAGCAAGCAAGGACTGAGCgtgaaaaaatttagtaacatttagagcgcagctcttaggcgtccgttcctgcgttgagaGATAGCGATAGCGTTcctgcgatagcgaagagagcgcgaggaggaaagcggaggaggagagtatggcgaaagggtgaggaggaaagcggagtgccgcacgAGAAGAGCTCCACGGCGGCGAcccgctacgagatggtgccataGTAGCGTGTGCCGTCACCCGGCCGCCGATGACGTCATTACTGAGGCGTGCACCGAGCGCGTCcatcgataccatatatggaaacaaagcgctggcgtgggcctCGTTCCCACTGCGCATGTGCAACAtcgcctgcgccgccgccgctagagaatgcgctccgcgcgagccaAGTGTTCCCGTGTTCAAGCTTTTTTTtatgaacaatgagcgacgcaaccggcgGAAAACTGCTAAACGCTGGCTGGAATCAATACAGGAACACTAGCTGCCCCGAGCTAGTGTTTCTGTATATAGCATATACACTGTTCCTACACTATACACTAGCATATAGCACTAGTACGAGCAGAGGTTCAACGCAGCCGACGCCAAAATCCAGAGGTGTGCGCCGCCGAAGCTAAGCGCTGTCGCCGAGAGGACCTTGCCGTTCGAGCGctccgctcaaatttcgcattaggcaatATCGCTATCatcggtgcttttctttttcatttttttaccgtGCGAAAATGGTTAAGTAAGCAAAAAATACCGTGAAATCATTGATGCCACGCTTGCGTCATCAGATTTCATCATGCCTCCTCATAATCGCCTTGTTTCTCTCAAGGAGGTGCAAGCAGAGTTTTAAAATAATACTAGAATAAAGTGAGTTAGTGTTTCTATTTAGTTATATATAAAACACTTTTGAAAGAATACTGTATAAAACTAATAGaactaaataattttgaaataACTCTACCGGTGCAAAATTATCTGTGGTTTTTCACGCTGTCGTCCCTTAATATgaaagtgctttcttttttctttcccgttcTGTTTTGTCAAACGCCGCCTTATGGTTGGGTATGACATCCCTGCCGCTTTGGTCACATGGAGCGAAAGAGGTACATCGTTTACCTGCAGCATTATTTTCGCTGCACACGCTACATTTTTCAATgctcatctttcttttcttccttcgcATTCGCACAAAGGTACACCATGCAGGCTTTACTGCACTTAGACTTCTCATCCGCCGACCTTACCTTGCAAGAAAGAAGCTCTAAGTCACTTCTTCGACCACTCGACATACTCTTGCATTCCGCTATGCGAGAAAAACGTGCGATAAATACACAGGGGATGTGACATGAAGGAAGGTACCAAAAGTAATTTTACACTCATATGTGACGTATTTCCATTTGACGTACGCTTCATAAGGAGGGAAAGCTTTGAGGGGAGTTTACAAGTAGGTCAAAGCGAGTAAACGAGAAACCTGCAGATTGATTTGGCAAACTGTTTCAAATACATAAAAATGTGTCATCACCGCTTGATCTTTATTGTGCCTTGACGCAGAATAAACAAAGAAATCGGGAGCAACAGTCCTAGTTATTGCGCAAGGAGTGTTGTGATATCACTGTAAGAATATCTGCACCCttgagggtgttttcttgtcgcactggtaacacccttaccgttagggccttacaaaaatttacagAGGCCGACAGTGGAGCTCCAACTAGACGTGCAATGACAAGAGATATAggtgaaaactatgtaatcattctgacagccttggacgcacagaaatatccgacaagagaatttcacagggagagatatgaaactctcctgtcggatatttctgcgcGCACAAGGTTGTCAGAATggttacatagttttcaactacgtcttttgtcatcgcacttCTAGTCAAAGGGAGGAATGTATCAACAGATATGTCATTTGCGCCGTGACCTTTTTTCTTGTTGAATCCCTGTTCTTATATTTAATATTTGGGCGATACATATGGATCATGTTAGTTACAAACACATAAAGCATGGGTAATATAGGTGCATGACAGAGAAATGCGTGACATGATATGTTTGTCGTCATTGGATATACTCGCAGAAATTAGGCAAGAATGAGCTTAATGAAACCACATAAGAAACAAGTTGCATGGAATAACGTTGTTGCTTCGTAAGGGAGTATATAGTGATGGACGGCTATTAGACCCTGTGATTATGCGAAGCAAGCTAAAGCAGTGCCATATTTTCATATCCTCCTCAAGAAATTAACCATGCCAGCAACTTTTACACGTGTAGCTAATTCCTAACGTCATGCCAAACATGAAATGTAGCGAAATTTCTGTGTTTTGAATTCTTTTACATTGTTTCTAGCTTTGAAATTTGCTACTGACGCTTGGTTGCCGAATCCtccgattatatatatatatatatatatatatatatatatattgcgagaaAATGGGAACGACTTACTACAGATGAATTCAAGGCCTTCGAGGCTGTTTGTCTCGTGTGTAAAATTATCCCATTTAATACGGATCAGCGGCCCCTGCCTTTTATTGCAGTTACAGAGGAAAGCCCGTCCGCGGAAGATGCTGGCATGGTGCTCGCTCTTTGTACTCTGACATTATGTACACCCTTCCGGTCTGCATACGCGACAGTTTGTCACTTTCCATTCCCTTATATCGGCATTACACCACCCAATACCCCTTTCAGCACTGGAACGGCCGTCGGTAATGTCGGTCGGCGCTTTTGACAAAAAGACATTCCCAAGCTCTGCTAACTGCGGCACGGGCTGCTGACTACGCGAACTGGCATGGTTGTCCGACATGGTGCCGTTCTGGCTCAAGAGGCATCGGTTACGAACGCGCCGGCTGATTCTATAGGCATCCATGCCGTCCTTTACCGTAAAATTGAGGGGCAAGATCCCTCAACGATATGAACACCCCGGACAACCCTTGATACGGACAAAGAAAGCATTGAACTATTTGTGTATAGCTCTGTTTCTGAATGCTACTGAAAAAGCTGTCAGCATTGTTGCAGCCACGTAAATGACGAAAGTGTGCAGGAGGCGTGCAGGAAAAAGTGCATAGCGGTTGATTCGGGGGAGCAATTTTTTCGGAATTCACagtatactgtatatatatacgcatGACTGAACTCGTGAAACACGGCGTCTACCGAAGAATCCGCACTCTGCACTGCACTCCGAGAAACAATTTTCACGCCCGGCATAGTGTCAGCAGCACTCGTGCCTATACGGAGTGTTTGGGGGACTCGCATTTCTAAAAGCCATGGCACCGTGAGTCACGCGCTAGTGCGCTAGTGTAGTGTAGTAGTGCAGTGTGTTAATGTAGCGTGTTAGCGTCGTGTATATTAGTGCAGCGTATACCACTGTGTACCACGGCTGCGCCGGTACGCTATATACAGTCACACTGCCGGCCTCCTCTTTCGCACTCGGACGCCGCGCTTCGGGTGCGCGGCACCAGGACCGACGCGCGCAGTGGAACTGCGCGTGCGGTAGTACTTCCTCCGTCTCCTGCGCCGGCGCGAGCGCTTCTTCAACGAACCCTGGTTCTGTCCGTGCGCCTCGAAGCCGGCCTGACCTCCCGGAGGCGCCGCGACGCTGGCCGGCTGCCTCTGATCTTCGACGGGCTCCAGCTGTGTCGTGTGGATGGGGAGGTGCACCACGAACGCCCTGGCCAGCTTGTGCTCGGCCGCGCCGGGCGCCAGCGCCTGCCACGACGAGGAGTCCCGGTAGCCGCTGCACACGCCGCTCAGCAACGCCAGCCACAGGAACGCGCCCAGTGCCGCGGCCACGCAGCGCTGTGAGGAACGTCGCGGGTATCAGCGTGCGAAGAGCAGTTGTATGTATATTATGTTCGCCTCCAGCAACAAGAAGAAAGTGGGTgggtggatatatatatatatagatggagagagggagagagaaagaagataGCAAGGGGGGGAGGGTTCTGGCGGAACGTCTAGCATGCTACTCCAGATGACAGTGATCACAAAATTACACGATACGCACAGTGCACGTTGCAGGCACATAACAAACCACAATACGCAACATACAAACTAATCAAACTGTATCGAGGAGACTATACCGTCTCTCAGGGAGCTTAAAGTATAGACACCGCTAGTCGGTGTTGACAAAGTGGGTGGGGTGTCGTTCACACCGTACTCTGATTGGTAGAGAGGCTTAGTCATTCGTTCGTCATCTGTATAGTGCCGACTTCCGTTGCTGCTTTCATTACTTACGTGATCAAATTGCACATGTTCCTGCGATGGGGGACTGGCCAGATTTTGATGCGTAAACGTAAACAATTCCTGTTTAACCCTAACAAGGATAGATTAAAAAGAAATTACAGAAAGGAACGCTCAAATGGAATATGGTTCGATTCTTATTAAGAAAAGGCACAAGTAAGTtgccaaagaagaaaaagaaaacattttctaGGTCTTTTAAACTGCGACACCAGCTGTATCCAGTCCTCACACCATAAATTTTTTCATCGCACCCGTCTACCAAGTTTTCTGCACGTTCAATTTGTCGGTATTGGCTTCATTCGACTTCCGTTCACGGGTTGTTCCTCGGTTGGAGCTGGAAAATGAAGAAGGGCAAAGAACCCGCAAATAGAACAAGGAGATAGATAAAGAGGAGAGTATAAAAAATAATCGTGTATGCTGCAGCTCGCATCTGCCGATGTAAACTCCAGGGAGCGCAACCATGAACATATTAAGTTGTGCGCTCGAGTTTTACGGCATTCTTGTAGGCATGGTTTAGAAGGCGGGATGTAATACAAGTTGTAGTTGACGGTGAGTGTGAcggtgttgttgttgctgttgttgtttttcagGATGATGGTGATGGCGAGGATGATGATGAGAGAGGTGGATGAGCAGAGGGAGGAAGCCGAATGACAAAAGTGTCAAAGTCATGACCGGTGAGATACACGCTTTTCTTAAAACAAGTGCTGTAGACATGAAATATAACATTGCACGTCTCCCTTTTAATGCTTAAACGCACAAAAAGAGAACGtctggaggaaaaaaagaaaagcaatgctAAAGAGCGCGAAAATGCTAGGCATCTGCTACAGGGCTGCGCAAGCTAGTTGTTCAAAACAGGGCTACGAAGTGTTATATTGACAATGATTGAGGAAGATGTATTGTAGAATAACAGGGAGAAATAATGAGGTTACAAGTATTTACATAATATGCATTTTGCTTCTTTCATCTAAGGCATTACGTGAAGCAGATCGCAGAAAGTAAAACTTCATACTTACACCAATCTATACATATGACCAGAGGTGGAGCAGCCATTCGTTTCGTTGCACTGCAATGTAGAAACATTTCTGCCTGCTGAtagtattttattttttactgcaCCGTGCCACGTTATAATAAGCAGTTCCAAGCAATTTTCCTTTTTATGTGTCCGTGCATGTAAAATATACCGCTCCGACAACTGCGCTTCTCTTTTTGCTCAGCGTTTGTCATTTATTCTCTTTCGTTTTCCCTTCTCTCGTTCTTGCTTACTTTTCGAACATGGCAGGCGTTCTGCATCTTGTAGTCACAATCGGCAAAGTACTTTCTTGTTCTGTCgattttttaaagcgaatagctgtCTGTGACTTTTCGGTTGTttcttatggtatcttcgactggtcgcctgtatgccccgaagcagagtcgggtagatcggtcgttccccgagctcaaaggtaggggacaagtgcgcaagccgaacgtgccactcgctctcggaggaggaaattgctgatgcgaaaccacgtgactactgccaacgtccgatgtttcgcctatccaaatctcccggcgctgccggaaagaccggcggacgtgccggcgggacgaacgttcgtcgagacgccagcatgcagtggcctaggttgccaaggttacggtgggccgtcgccaacagcagcgacgcggcgctgcgatgacgtttcagtctcgatgactgctccgacgacagggctcggagcgcctcagagcgctccaagatagaggagagcaatcgagaagaaccagccgaacgcaaggcgcgcaccctctttcaaccagccgaagacaacgccgctagcgagagcgctccagagtgctcagaaacgaccagccgaagatagcattaaTGTCGTTTCTTATGGTTGGTCGAAGGACACggtataatatatcagtggttgcctagtcactgtggaatacatggcaatgatcgagcagacgcagctgccctaTCTGCCTATGACAGCGTCGACTGCGTTGCTCTTCCTCTTTCGAAGCCGActcagcgaaaaaactttccgcacttaagcgtgacctgacattagctcagtggaCTTCATCtgagttcacaagtgcacgccttcataccttGGACCTTAATTTACAGCTCCGTGTTCCGCCCGAGCTACCACGACGTGacgcacccttctagtccgtctatggctaggagtagcatattcaaatgcgtactcttttcttatcggaatgaccaacagcccactttgtgatttctgcgggtgcaatgaaacaatctaGCACCTTCTTTATCAGTgttctcgtttcaacccgcaaagagcagtcctagacaaactggacaagcgcccaatgacagagaacaagatccttggaaactggcctacgcgaacatcagcgcgatccgctatgaaggcgcagCTGcggtacttgaaagacacgggactttttgacagattgtgactgtacactgtgtgacgtaggattgtacggtgacactgtgtaagactaggaacgtctttgcgggctgcgtggcagtgcccacagaaacagttcgtgtgtacgtgcatgtacgtgcgtgtgtaggtttttccccctttttttaatccttctctctctctcacctatcgcatacCCTTACTC
Protein-coding sequences here:
- the LOC142578205 gene encoding uncharacterized protein LOC142578205, translated to MQPQPPQHLGSVYAKATTQPRRRCVAAALGAFLWLALLSGVCSGYRDSSSWQALAPGAAEHKLARAFVVHLPIHTTQLEPVEDQRQPASVAAPPGGQAGFEAHGQNQVGREQFQMSEAEELKKLVILLRIPQEQPAAFPQHSPPPPEVKRQPESDKAAYDVQVDNKLPIILIALDKPLTSHAKVRSVSAWKEQLPRPASSKEDRSSGNSKEWKPIIYPRKQRQYSTPAPQRQWSHWNKNLDRRTLWTKEQRQSSWKPAAPSSDSVQATAPAKEQHNDGGSNEAKLLLLLVHENSAASGDRGKTWEPATAQQNLNEPTASPWRPSNKLSQPQQPQIMIDVMQKSWRSAGPSRGWAQPQQRSWQQQQHQQQQENQQQQQQQQSFRPRPVVWHSGVPNSSPRGSHYNTYVQKRNYDHYGAVHRH